AGGAGCCGATGGATATCCTGCGAGATATGCAGGCAGGAATTGGTCCAACCGAAATGAGAAAGACCCTTACTATCGAAGACCGTCGCGAGGCGATCAAGACCGCCGTGATGATGTCAAAAAAGGGGGATATCATTCTCATCGCAGGAAAAGGACACGAAGATTACCAAGAAATAAAAGGAGTAAAGCATCATTTCGACGATGCCGAAGTGGTTACCGAATTCTTAACTCAATTGACAGGACAATAAGCTATGCTATATCCCATTTTTGACTACCTAGATCGCGTAATGGATATCCCTGGAACTGGGGTGTTCCGTTACATCTCGTTCCGAGCTGGGATGGCGGCCGTCCTTTCGCTCATCATTACGATCACCTTTGGACACCGAATCATTAACTGGATTCGCAATCGTCAAATCGGTGAGACAGTCCGTGATTTAGGTCTGGAAGGTCAAGCACAGAAAAAGGGCACTCCTACTATGGGGGGACTCATGATGATCGCTGCGATTTTGGTTCCGACCCTTCTTTTCGCCAATCTGAATAACATCTACATCATTCTCCTTTTGGTCTCTACCATATGGCTTGGCCTGATTGGGTTCTTGGATGATTACATCAAGGTATTCCGAAAAAATAAAGAAGGACTCAAAGGTAGATTCAAGATTGTTGGACAAATCGGAATCGGGGTTATTGTTGGAACCACGCTCTATTTCCATGATGATGTTGTTGTTCGCGAATTTTCCACGCCAGTTTCGGTGGAAAGTGGTGTTGTGGAAACCCCTGCTTTCCAAGATGTGAAGGCATTGAAGACGACGATTCCTTTCCTGAAAAACAATGAGCTCAATTATGAAAATCTCCTAGGCTTTTTGGGAGACTCTATGACACCTGTGCTCTACATCTTGGTGGTGATTTTCATCATAACTGCCGTGTCAAATGGCGCAAATATCACCGATGGAATTGATGGACTTGCTGCTGGTACGTCAGCCATTATTGGACTAACGATTGCGATTTTTGCTTACCTCAGTGGCAATGCCATTTTCTCACAATACCTAAACATAATGTATATCCCAAATTCTGGGGAGCTGGTAATTTTTGCCTCTGCATTTATCGGAGCATGTATTGGATTCCTCTGGTACAATGCTTACCCGGCCCAGGTGTTTATGGGAGATACCGGGTCATTGATGCTGGGAGGAGTGATCGCCGTATTGGCACTTACACTTCGCAAGGAACTACTCATTCCAGTCATGTGTGGGATTTTCTTGATCGAAAATCTCAGCGTCATGATTCAAGTCAGCTATTTCAAATACACCAAACGGAAATATGGAGAAGGACGAAGAGTATTTCTCATGTCTCCACTTCATCACCATTACCAGAAAAAAGGAATTCATGAGGCCAAGATCGTAACCCGATTTTGGATTGTAGGAATCCTATTGGCGGTAATCACTTTAGCCACCTTAAAACTGAGATAAACCAAAAATGAAACAGATTGCCATCCTTGGAGCCGGAGAAAGTGGATTGGGAGCAGCATTGCTTGCCAAGCGGGAAGGCTATGGGGTTTGGGTTTCTGATTCTGGGCAAATCTCAGCTTTGAGAAAAGAAGCCTTGAATAATGCCGGAATTGGTTTTGAGGAAGGTAAACATGATGAAGAAAGAATCCTTGCTTGTGATTTAATCATCAAAAGCCCAGGTATTCCGGACAAAGCCCCTTTGATCAAAAAGGCGCATGAAGAAGGAATTCCGGTTATTGATGAATTGGAGTTTGCTTCACGGTATAGTGCGGGTAAAGTCATCGCCATCACTGGCACCAATGGTAAAACTACCACCACGTTGCTCACCTACCATTTGCTCAAAGAGGCTGGAATGGATGTTGGACTTGCTGGGAATGTGGGTAAAAGCTGGGCAAGTCAATTGATCGAAAAAGATCATGATTGGTGGGTTATCGAGGTATCTAGCTTTCAGATCGATGGATTTGAATGCTTCCATCCTTACATCGGGATGTTGACCAATATCACTCCAGACCACTTGGATAGATATGAATACAAAATGGATAACTATATCCGATCCAAAATGAGTCTCTTCAAAATGATGAATCCTCGCGGAAAAGCAATTTTCTACAAGGAGGACCCGATGACTCAACGTGGATTAACTCTCAAAAAGCACCGAGCAGAATCCTATTGGATTTCTTTAGAAAGTGCTCAAATCAAAGGAGGCTACTCGGATTTAACCAATCTCGATTTTTCTGTTGGAGATATCCAAGCCAAAATTCCGGTCAGTGAACTGTCCATTCAAGGGAAACACAATGTGCTAAACGCCCTTTTTGCAGGTACAGCCGCATTGATGGCAGGCGTCAATGAATCTCAACTTTTGTCAGGATTCAAATCCTTCAAAAATGCCCCACATCGCATGGAGCTAATTCGAGAAGTTGATGGGGTGGATTTTGTCAATGATTCCAAAGGAACCAACGTCGAGTCTACTTTCTACGCTTTGGGCAGCTATTCTCGACCAATGGTGTGGATTGCAGGCGGTGTAGATAAAGGAAATGACTATTCAGTTCTCATCCCTTTAGTCAATCAAGGAAAAGTAAAGGCCTTGATTTGTCTGGGAAAAGACAACGAAAAGTTGAAAAAGGCTTTCGCGGGAGTAATTGCCGAAATCCGAGAAACAGAAGATATCCGTGAGGCAGTTCGCTGGGGGCAAGAGCTTGGTCAACCAGGAGAGGTAGTCTTGCTATCTCCAGCCTGTGCAAGTTTCGATTTATTCAAAAATTATGAAGACAGAGGCGAGCAGTTTCGCACTGCAGTCTTAGGATTAAACCAAAAGCAAGAAGCATGAATACGCTAAAGGCATGGATAGATGAGCATTTCAAAGGTGACCCGATCATTTGGGCCATCGTGATCTTGCTGTCTTTATTCAGCATCTTGGTGGTTTATTCTGCCACCGGAACTTTGGCTTATAAAACTGCCGGAGGAAATACGGAAGCGTATCTCTTCAGACATTCCTTCTTGGTGTTCCTGTCTCTTTTTGTGATGTGGCTGGCACATAAAATGCCTTACCGAAAATATGCCTTGTATGCCCGGTTGTTCATGTATTTGTCTATTCCGCTCTTGGCATTTACCTATTTCTTTGGATCCAACATCAATGAAGCCAACCGTTGGATTACCATCCCGGTAATCAATCAAGCTTTTCAACCTTCCGACTTGGCGAAGCTTTCCTTGATTGCAGCATTGGCGGCTATGCTCGCGAAGAGACAAAACAATATCAAGGACTTTTTGGGCACGTTTATGCCTATCATTTTATCCATCGGTGTGATTTGCGGATTGATTGCATTGGCCAATATGTCCACTGCGATCCTGCTTCTTTTGACTTGCTTGTTGATCATGTTTATCGGAAGAGTACCGATGAAGTATTTGATGCTTGTGGTGGTCGTTGGGATTTTGGGATTGACGATCGCAGGATTTACAGGTCAGCGAGGAAAAACCTTTATCACCCGAATCACTGCTTTCATGGAGTCCAAGGAGGATGACACGAAAATTCCTTTCCAAGCCGAGCAATCCTTTATCGCAATTGCCACAGGTGGTATCACCGGCAAGGGTCCTGGAAATAGTGAGCAACGAAATTCGCTGCCACACCCCTATTCTGATTTCATCTTTTCGATCATTATCGAAGAATATGGATTGGTTGGAGGAGCCAGTGTTCTCTTCCTCTACCTCGCCTTGCTTTACCGAGGGATGCGAATTGTCGCTAATTCCAATAAGGCATTTGGAGGCTTACTCAGCGCTGGGCTAAGCTTTGCCCTGGTGATCCAAGCTTTGGTCAACATGGCAGTGGCCGTAGGGCTAGGACCAATTACCGGTCTTCCGCTTCCGCTACTCAGTATGGGAGGGACATCCTTAGTCTTTACCGGAACAGCTTTGGGAATCATTCTTAGTGTAAGTCGCGGAGATCATCAAGATGAGGCTGCTGCGAGTCAAGTAGAAACTCAACGGGTAGGTAATCGACTTCGAACTGCATGAGTACTCAACCTACATATCGAATTCTCATCAGCGGAGGAGGAACTGGAGGACATATCTATCCAGCCATCGCCATCGCTAATGCCTGGAAGGAAAGACATCCGGGTAGTGAGATTTTATTTGTCGGTGCTCAAGGCAAAATGGAAATGCAAAAAGTGCCCGAAGCAGGCTATCCAATCAAAGGGCTTCCTGTAGCTGGACTCAAACGAAGCCTCTCCCTAGCGAACCTTAGCTTTCCGATCAAGTTGTTGAAAAGTTTGAAAATGGCTTCCCAAATCGTGAAGGATTTTCAACCTGATGCAGTGGTAGGTGTAGGTGGTTATGCCAGCGGTCCGGTATTGTTTGCTGCCCAGCGAAAGGGGATTCCAACCTTGGTGCAGGAGCAAAATTCCTATGCAGGATTAACCAATAAACTGTTAGCGAAAAGAGCCAACACCATTTGTGTGGCTTACCCTGAAATGGAGCAGTTTTTCCCATCAGAAAAAATTCACCTGACAGGAAACCCGGTAAGGAAGGATATTCTTGACCTCAAGGATAAGAAAGATAAGGCCCTTGAGCATTTCGGATTAAATACGGAGAAACCGGTTATCCTCATTTTGGGAGGTTCCTTAGGAGCTCGAACCTTGAATCAGGCAATGCTCCAAGATATGGCAATCCTTGAAAAGGACGGATATCAGGTTTTATGGCAAAGTGGAAAGTTTTATTTCAAGGAGATGTCAGAAAAGCTTGCTGAAAGTGGCTTGAAACACATTCACCTTCGGGAATTTATCCGGGAAATGGACTTAGCCTATGCTGCGGCGGATTTGATTGTATCTAGGGCTGGAGCGCTTTCAGTCTCAGAACTCAGTTTGGTGGGCAAGCCAGTCATTTTTATTCCTTCTCCTAATGTGGCAGAGGATCACCAAACCAAAAATGCGATGGCATTTGTGAATCGTCAAGCAGCTGTGTTGCTGAAAGATTCCGAAGCTGTTGGAAGGCTGAGAGAGATGGTCAATGACCTAATGAAAGATGAATCAAGATCCACCCAATTGGGACAAAATATGCGGGCTTTGGCAAAACCTGAAGCTACCGAGTCAATCATTAATGAATTAGAAAAGTTGGTCAGATGACATTTAAAGGGATACATAAGGTCTTTTTTCTCGGCATCGGCGGCATAGGCATGAGTGCCTTGGCTCGCTGGTTTTCTCATGCTGGGTTTGAAGTAGCCGGCTATGACAAGACCCCTTCACCTCTGACCGATGAACTGGAAAAAGAGGGAATGGAGATCACCTTTGAGGATAAGGTGGACAGTATACCGGCAAGTTTTACTCCTGATCCTCAGGAAGTGCTTGTGGTATGGACTCCTGCCATTCCAAAAGACAGTGTTTTACTCAATTTCTTCCAGTCACACTACACGCTTAAAAAGCGGTCTGAGGTACTTGGGATGATCACCAAAGACCTCTATACGATTGCTGTTGCTGGTACACATGGAAAAACGAGCACCTCTTCCCTAGTTGCGCACTTATTGAAATCAGCGGGCAAACCGGTCGTTGCGTTTTTGGGCGGTATTACTCAAAACTACCAAAGCAATTTGCTTCTTCCTGGTAAGACGAAAGAGGAGCCGATTTTGGTGGTGGAAGCAGATGAATTTGATCGGTCGTTTTTGAGACTTCATCCTAATGAAGCCGTCTTAACCAGTGCAGATCCAGACCACCTGGATATCTATGGGGATGAATCCACCATTTTGGAAGGATTCCGAGAATTTATCCGGTTGGTAGATAAAAAAGGGAAGCTTTACCTCCAGACCCATGCCTGGTACCGTTTGGGCGAGCAGCTTGGAACTCAAGCTGGCATTCGAGAATACGGTCTTCGTTCGAATGGAATCCATGCTGAAAATATCATTGCCCGACCGGGTTCATTTCAATTTGATTATGTAGGTATCAAGGCCCAGATCAAAGGTCTTGAGCTTCAAATCCCTGGATTCCATAATGTGGAAAATGCCTTAGCAGCGATTGCGATTGCTGTGGACCACGGATTGTCAGAAGCACAGATTCGAGAAGGGATTCGATCCTTTAGAGGGGTGAAGCGAAGATTTGAAATCCATTCATCTGAGCCTGGACATGTCTATATAGACGACTATGCCCATCATCCGGAAGAGATTAAAGCTTGCTTGAGTTCTGTGCGAGCGATGTATCCTACCCAAAGGATGACGGTGATTTTCCAGCCTCACCTATTTACGCGTACCCGGGATTTTGCGGAAGGATTTTCAGAAAGCCTCTCACTCGCAGACGAAGTTGCTCTGCTTGATATTTATCCAGCGCGAGAGCTTCCAATCCTAGGGGTAAGTTCAGAAATGTTATTGGAAGGCATTCAGGCCTCCAAAAAGATATTGATTACAAAAGGGCAGGTAATGGACTACCTGAAGGACTCCAAACCAGAAGTCTTAGTGACCATGGGAGCAGGGGATATTGACCGGCTAGTACCGGGTATTGCAGCATGGACTAAAGCTCAAATCAATCAGGCATGGATCGAAGAAGACTAAAAAGGATACTCGGATTTATGACCCTTTGCTTGGTCTTGTTGGGTTTTATCGGCTTTGTCGAAAAAAAGACCCAAGAAAAGACATTTCAGCAGTTGGAGATTGATTTGGAGGCGGTGAGTGGTTTGTATTTCGTAGAGGAAAAGGAAATTCTTAAAGTCATTCATACAGATTTTCCAGACCTCAATCCCGGATTGGCAATTGCTGATGTGCCTTTGGCAGCGTTGGAGAAGCGACTTCTAGGCCATCCTTTTATCAAGGAAGCTCAGGCCACTTTGGAACAAAAAGGGATAGTCAAAATCTCGGTGAAGCAACATGAGCCCATTGCTAGAATTGCAAGACCCACCAAGGCAGATGGTTACATCACCACGGAAGGATTGATTATTCCAACTTCTCCAACCTATACCAGTCGGGTATTGATCCTGCAAGGAGACTACATGGATCGAATGTTGGATGAGGGAGATCTCAGTCAAATGCCTGACTTATTCCCTTTGGTGCAGTACATCACGGGAGATGAGTTTTGGAACTCGCAGATTACTGCCTTGGAAATTTCAAGACCAGATGATATCCGACTTCATCAGCAAGTTGGAGGTCAGGTAATCGAGTTTGGAGATGCGCAAGATTTTGAAAGCAAGTTTAAACGAATCGAAATTTTGTATCGGGAGATTTTGCCCCGAAAAGGCTGGAATGCATACCAGCGAATCAGTGTAAAGTTTAAGAATCAAATTGTTTGTGAATAAAGCTTGGATATGGAAAATGACAAACTAATTGTAGGTCTGGACATCGGAACAACAAAGATCTGCGCCATCATTGGACGAAAGAATGAATTTGGAAAGCTTGAGGTCCTTGGAATGGGCAAGGCTGTTTCCGATGGGGTGGACCGTGGCATCGTGACCAATATTGAAAAAACAGTACACGCGATCGAGAAAGCCGTGGAAGACTGTGCAAACATGGCTGAGGTGGATATTGCCGAAGTTATTGTAGGGATAGCAGGTCAGCATATCCAAAGTAAAATCATGCATGGAAGTATCATGCGTCAGCCCACCGAAGATGAAATCACCATTGAGGATGTACAGCGACTGACAGCTGATATGCACAATATTGTAGTACCACCAGGCAACAGTATTATTCACGTCATGCCCCAGGATTATACGGTGGATTATGAAGGTGGAATCAAGGATCCAGTCGGAATGGCAGGAACCCGTCTAGAGGCTGATTTCCATATCATCACAGCTCAGACGACTGCTATCCAAAACATCAACAAATGTGTCAAGCGAGCCAATTTGACTTCCAAGCAATTGATTCTAGAGCCGCTTGCAAGTTCCCTTTCTGTGCTCAGCGATGAGGAAAAAGAGGCAGGGGTTTGTCTGGTAGACATCGGAGGAGGTACTACGGATATTGCCATTTTTTACGAAAATATCATCCGTCATACCGCGGTTATTCCATTGGGCGGCAACATCATCACCTCAGATATCAAGGAGGGATGCATGCTGATGCAAAACCAAGCTGAATTACTTAAAACTCGATTTGGCAAAGCCATTGCAGAAGAAGCTAATCCGAACGAGATCGTATCAATACCAGGATTGAAAGGTCGTCCACCAAAAGAAATTTCCCTTCGCAACTTGGCTAATATCATTCAGGCTCGAATGGAGGAAATCATCGAAATCGTCCAAAATGAGATCATGCAAAGTGGCTATTATAAAAAGCTAGCCGGCGGGATCGTACTGACCGGAGGAGGTTCACAGTTGCAGTTTGTTTCTCAGCTTTTTGAGTACATGACCGGGCTTGATACCCGCATTGGATTCCCAAATGAGCATTTGGGTAAATCTGTAGTGGAGGAGGTCAAAAGCCCTATGTATGCCACTACCGTTGGGCTTGTGTTGGCAGGTTTTAAATCCCTAGATAATCGCGAAGATGCTTATCTCAAGCGCAAAGCGAATACGGGTCACAAACCGAAAAACATGCAAAATCGGGACATCATCGCCAATAATTTCTTTAAGGCGATTACAGATCGAATGAAAACATTCATCAATGCCGACATCGGAGAAGATGATAATTACAAATAAAACTAGGGCTTATGATTGAGGGAGATAATCGGCCTTGCGGATTATTTCCCTACCCATTTCCCACTTAAACAACCAAGAAAAATTTCACCAAACCATAAAATATGTCAGATAACATGAAAGATTACAGATTTGATCTCCCAAAAAACCAAAAGTCGATTATCAAGGTGATTGGCGTGGGCGGAGGTGGCAGCAATGCCGTAAACCACATGTACAATCAAGGCATCAAAGATGTCGAGTTTGTGGTGGTCAACACAGATGCACAGGCTTTGAAGTCTTCTCCTGTGCCTTTGCGTTTGCAATTAGGAGCTAACCTTACCGAAGGTCTTGGCGCAGGAGCAAATCCTGAACAAGGTAGAAATGCAGCCTTGGAGTCTCATGAAGAAATCAGAGAGCTTCTTGCTGATAATACCAAAATGGTATTTATCACCGCTGGAATGGGTGGTGGTACCGGTACTGGTGCTGCGCCTATCGTAGCAAAAATTGCCAAAGAACTCAACATCCTAACGGTAGGCATCGTGACCGCTCCATTTATGTTTGAAGGCAAGAAAAAAATGGCAGTTGCTCAGGCAGGGATTGAATCCTTGAGAGAAAACTGCGACACCGTTTTGGTGATTCTTAACGACAAATTGAGAGAGATCTATGGCAACTTGGCCATCCGAACGGCATTTAGCAAGGCTGATGATATTTTGACTACTGCGGCTAAGTCGATTGCTGAGATCATTACCATTCATCAAGATGTAAACGTTGACTTTGAAGACGTTAAGACCGTGATGAAAGATGCAGGTGCTGCTGTGATGGGTTCTGCAACTGAGGAGGGAGAAGGTCGAGCAATCCGTGCTGCTGGTGCGGCAATTTCATCTCCATTGCTTAACAATGTGGATATCAAAGGCGCTCAGAAAATTCTCCTTTCGATCATGTCTGGTGAGGAAGAAGAGCTTTCTATGGACGAATTGAGTGAAATCACTGAGTACATCCAAGAAAAAGCGGGTGACAACGCAGAGGTAATCTTCGGTCAGGGCATTGATCCAGAATTAGGCAAGGCTATCCGCGTAACGGTAATCGCAACCGGCTTTGAAATGGATAAGCTTTCTGATAAAGCAGTAAAAAGAACAGAGGCTTCCACTCCCGTGAGTGCATTTGCACCTGTTGCAAATACACCAGTATCTAATCCTGAAGTAGTTAAAACCGTGATCAATCTTGACTCTGGGAAATCTCAGCAAGTGAAAGAAGAGCCGATCTCTGGCGGATCAACCTTTACCTTTTCTATCCCAAAATCTCCACTAGCAGCTCCTCAGCCACCAGTGGTCAATGAAGAAGAAAAAGAAGAGGCGACCTTTTTTGTAAAGCCGATTTTCGACGAAGCTCCTGAAGTAAAACCAGCTTCTGAGCCAGAAAAGATTGTTCATAATCTTTTCGAAGAAACAGAAAAGCCTGCTGAAAAGGTACCTGCTGAATCTCAACCAGCACCTCCATTGTTTGCCAATGATTATTATGAGCAAATGAAGCAGAAGGCTATTCAACGCGCCCATGAGCGATTTGAAAAGCTAAAGACAAGCAGAGCATTCAATACTACTCCAGAAGAAATGAAGGAGAAAATGGCTGTCCCTGCTTATCAGCGAAAGAATGTAATTCTGAATGAGCCTGAGCATAGCTCTGAGTCTCCAATCAGTAAATTCAATTTGAATGAAGAAAACGAGATTTTAGGCAATAACAGATTCCTGCACGATAACGTGGACTGAGGCTTAAAACTCTAGCAGCATGTCTGCTTGGGTATGCAGCAGTTCGATATACAGCCTGTTGGTGAGCAGGTTATCTGACATATTTTGCTCGATTTTAGCAAGCTTAGGCTTGAGAGCTAGAACGTGCATTCCCAAATAATGGAAGATGTCGGTGAGGTGGCTCAAAGCGATGCCACCCCCGCCTATTCCAGATGAAATTCCTACTAACGCACATTTTTTATTCCTGAAAGTATTGGGATAGGTCATCCCATCGATAAAGGTTTTTAAAATTCCAGGAAATGATCCATTGTATTCAGGAACAATAAAGACATACTTCTGACCGGATTTGACCCGTTCATGAAAGGCATTATACCCTTCATTTTTTCCGTTATTCTCATAAAGTGCCGAAAAGCTGAAATCTGCAGGCAAATGTTCTAACTCCAGAATTTCAGATGCGGCACCTTTTTCCAGAAGGATAGATTGATAAAGTTCTGCGATGACTTTCGATACAGAGTTTTTTCGGTTGGTTCCGACAATTAGCTTAATCATAGGGAGAATTTTCTGGCTACTATACAAGCAAACCGGGGTAAAAGTTCTCAGCCTAAGCCAAAATTCTATCTTTGTCTACTCAAAGATGACCCTATGGACTACCTCAATCAAATTCAAGAAGCTGTTTCATTTATTCAATCTCGTTTTTCCAAGTCTGTAGATTTGGGAGTCATTCTGGGAACTGGACTCGGAAGCCTCGGAAATCAAATCGATGTGGAATGTGAAATTAACTATGAGGATATTCCTCATTTTCCGATTTCTACTGTAGAAAGTCATTCTGGAAAATTGCTCTTCGGGACTATTTCTGGTAAACCTGTTGTAGCAATGAAAGGTAGATTTCACTACTATGAGGGGTATGCCATGAAGGAAGTAACCTTCCCCGTTCGGGTGATGAAATACCTCGGTGTAAAAACGCTGTTGGTTTCGAATGCTTCAGGAGGTTTGAATCCGAATCAGGAAGTGGGCGATGTGATGATCATCAGTGATCACATTAACCTATTCTCTGAAAACCCCCTTCGTGGGAAAAATTATGAGGAGCTCGGACCTAGATTTCCCGATATGAGTCAAGCCTATTCCAAACGACTAATTGAACTGGCACTTCAAATCGGGAAAGAGAATGGTGTCAAGTTACATACAGGCGTGTATTGTGGTGTGGAAGGCCCAAATCTCGAAACACCTGCTGAATACAAATACTTACGAATCATTGGTGGAGATGCCGTAGGGATGAGCACAGTACCGGAAGTCCTAGTGGCAAGACATATGGGGATGGAAGTATTTGGAATTTCCGCGATTACTGATTTGGGTGTGGAGGGAAAAATTCATGAAGTTTCACTCGCTGATGTAATTGCCGCCGCCGGAAAGGCCGAACCCGTCATGAGTCTAGTCATGAGGGAGTTGGTAACAAATATGTAAAAACAGAGAGGCCGGAATTTCAGGATTCCGGCCTCTCTGTTTTATTCTTGAGGAAGTTCGTCGATGGTTTGGACGAGTAAGTTCATAAAAGGCTTGATCTCTTCTGGCCAAGTTTCTGGCACTTTTCCGATTTGCCACCAAGCGATTCCGTCCTTATTTTCCAAGGCGACATAATAGCCCCCTTCCTCTTCGCATCCTGCACAAGCTATAAATTGAAGCGCGCGAGGGAAAAGGTAAGCCTCTGGAAGAGCTGTTCTCAAGTTTGCGGCTTTTGTAGCACTGCTATTATCGAGAGGAGTAGTTTTGTAGGTAATCACTGGAGCCTCCCGAAACGACCGCATATTATCGATGTAGAGTTTACCTTGGTCGTATTTATAAATTTGAATACAATTACCTTCGCAAAGAAGATTCCATCTTCCAAAAATGAACGCATCTACCTGAGGTTGTTCTTCCTCTTTGCACCCGGCAAAGAAAAGAAATACAAGGGCCGATAGTAGGATTATTCTTGCCATGAGTTTTTCCAGTTTCTTCCGATTGAGATTAACGATGCTTTTCCTAAACCGTTTGGATAATTCAACCACAAAATTTCAATAAAATTGCCTTTTTTGCTCCTATGATTTCGAAAGTTTTTAGACTTCTATTTCTCTTTTCCCTTTTGTTTGGACAGAGAGTCTATGCACAAACGGATTCCCTGACCTACATCTTTGGAAAAGAAGCCAATATCCCAAAATCTGGCACTTTTATTCTGACTGGAAAGATTCAAGTGGAGGGGGCTAAAGAAGGACTTCAAGGTGTGGGTGTGCATGTAGATGGACTGTATTCTGGCATTACTACGGACAAATTCGGCACCTACTTCATATCAATCACGCCAGGCTACCATCGCGTTACCTTTAGACATATTTCTTATATCCCCATTTTCACACAGGTCTATCTCTACGAAAACGGGGTGATCAACTTGGAAATGAAGGAGAAGAATTTTGAGTTGGAAGGAGT
Above is a window of Algoriphagus sanaruensis DNA encoding:
- a CDS encoding NADPH-dependent FMN reductase, which produces MIKLIVGTNRKNSVSKVIAELYQSILLEKGAASEILELEHLPADFSFSALYENNGKNEGYNAFHERVKSGQKYVFIVPEYNGSFPGILKTFIDGMTYPNTFRNKKCALVGISSGIGGGGIALSHLTDIFHYLGMHVLALKPKLAKIEQNMSDNLLTNRLYIELLHTQADMLLEF
- a CDS encoding purine-nucleoside phosphorylase, whose translation is MDYLNQIQEAVSFIQSRFSKSVDLGVILGTGLGSLGNQIDVECEINYEDIPHFPISTVESHSGKLLFGTISGKPVVAMKGRFHYYEGYAMKEVTFPVRVMKYLGVKTLLVSNASGGLNPNQEVGDVMIISDHINLFSENPLRGKNYEELGPRFPDMSQAYSKRLIELALQIGKENGVKLHTGVYCGVEGPNLETPAEYKYLRIIGGDAVGMSTVPEVLVARHMGMEVFGISAITDLGVEGKIHEVSLADVIAAAGKAEPVMSLVMRELVTNM
- the ftsZ gene encoding cell division protein FtsZ — its product is MKDYRFDLPKNQKSIIKVIGVGGGGSNAVNHMYNQGIKDVEFVVVNTDAQALKSSPVPLRLQLGANLTEGLGAGANPEQGRNAALESHEEIRELLADNTKMVFITAGMGGGTGTGAAPIVAKIAKELNILTVGIVTAPFMFEGKKKMAVAQAGIESLRENCDTVLVILNDKLREIYGNLAIRTAFSKADDILTTAAKSIAEIITIHQDVNVDFEDVKTVMKDAGAAVMGSATEEGEGRAIRAAGAAISSPLLNNVDIKGAQKILLSIMSGEEEELSMDELSEITEYIQEKAGDNAEVIFGQGIDPELGKAIRVTVIATGFEMDKLSDKAVKRTEASTPVSAFAPVANTPVSNPEVVKTVINLDSGKSQQVKEEPISGGSTFTFSIPKSPLAAPQPPVVNEEEKEEATFFVKPIFDEAPEVKPASEPEKIVHNLFEETEKPAEKVPAESQPAPPLFANDYYEQMKQKAIQRAHERFEKLKTSRAFNTTPEEMKEKMAVPAYQRKNVILNEPEHSSESPISKFNLNEENEILGNNRFLHDNVD